ATTAATATTTTCAGATTATGAAACCAATGGAGGTAAAAAAGAATATTCCTGCGTTGGCGGGTGTTATTATACTGCAAAAATGGCAGTCCTTGACTATCTCTTAAAAATTAAAAAACAATCAGGATTGATAATTTTAAGAGAAGCATATGATGGATATGTACCATTAGGAGTATTTAATGTAAGAGAAAATATAAAAGAAGCAATGTTAAGACCTTACTTAGAATTTGAAACATTGGAAGATTGTTTAAAGTATTCTGGAGAAAAATTAAGGATTCCTATTCGCAGATATGTTAAGCAGGGAACATTGCTAAATGAAATGCTTCACACAAAGCAAACCACCCTTGATATGTACTTCAAAAAGTGAGTGATATGTTTAAGTTTAAAACCCCCTCTAATAAAACGTTAGAAACAATGTCTGAAATTGCAAAAGGAAATCTTAATGATGACTTTGAAACAAAAGCGATAAACAAGATTCAGAATTTGACAGACCATGAGAATGTTAAAATCACATCAAGCGGAAACAACAGCATTTTCATTGCACTTTCAGCAGTTGAGGGAGATATTATTGTGCCAGACCAAGGAGGATGGCACGGTTTTAAGCAGATTGCAAAATTCTTAGGAAAAAACATCAAAACGCTGAAAACAGATTTGGGAATTATAAATCCAAAATATTTAGATGAAATGGACATTGAAAAGGATTCTGCATTAATATACACAAGTTTTGCAGGTTACTGCGCTGAACAAGACACCAAAAGCATTTCAAAATATTGCAGTGCCAATGACATTTTAAGTATTGAGGATGCATCGGCAGGAATAGGGGACAGAAAGAATAATCTTGGAAATGGAAAGTATTCAGACATAATCATCGCATCAACAGGTTCTCCAAAAATGATTAATGTGGGAAGCGGAGGATTCATAAGTACAGACAATACAGAAATCTTTGAAAGAACAAAACTTCCTCAAAAATTAAGCAAAACATCACAAATTGTATGTGGAGGTATATGTTGCGAACTTGAAAATGTTGATGAAAAACTTGAAGTTACATTTAATGCAACAAAGCATCTAAAAAACAACATACCTAACACAACCCATCCAAATAAAAGAGGCGTTAATGTAATTATACATCATGATAATGCAAAAGAAATAAGTTGGAATTTAAGAAAGTCACTGCCTATTGACAAAAGCGGATTTATTACCACTTGCCCAAACTACAACAGAATAAAACAGAAGGCAATTGCAGTTGAAATTAAAAACCTGGCATATGACTGCCTTGAAAAAGAATATCTTGATAAAATAATTGAAGAAATTAATAATCAACTGTAAGTTTGGTTATTCTATCAACCAATATGTCTTCAGCAGACATGTT
Above is a window of uncultured Methanobrevibacter sp. DNA encoding:
- a CDS encoding DegT/DnrJ/EryC1/StrS family aminotransferase, which translates into the protein MFKFKTPSNKTLETMSEIAKGNLNDDFETKAINKIQNLTDHENVKITSSGNNSIFIALSAVEGDIIVPDQGGWHGFKQIAKFLGKNIKTLKTDLGIINPKYLDEMDIEKDSALIYTSFAGYCAEQDTKSISKYCSANDILSIEDASAGIGDRKNNLGNGKYSDIIIASTGSPKMINVGSGGFISTDNTEIFERTKLPQKLSKTSQIVCGGICCELENVDEKLEVTFNATKHLKNNIPNTTHPNKRGVNVIIHHDNAKEISWNLRKSLPIDKSGFITTCPNYNRIKQKAIAVEIKNLAYDCLEKEYLDKIIEEINNQL